A stretch of DNA from Oryza brachyantha chromosome 9, ObraRS2, whole genome shotgun sequence:
AGAAAACCAGAGCCACAGAAGCAACATTTGAAAAATGAGTGTCCTAAGCAGCTAGAGGAATCACATGACATGACGTATAAAATATCAGTGACGTCTAAACAAAACAGACAGAAGCATCAACAGGAGAATTCAAGCACAATGAATACTAATAGCAAAACCAGAATGAGTTGACACATCAAACCTAACTTGTCCTACTTTGGCTTCATATCTGAGGATCATTCGTGTTTTAAAGTCCAACTGTCAATCATAAGCTCATAAGTCATAACAGAGAAGTCCCGTGATTAATTTTGAGGAAGGTTAGAATAATAAGGTTGGAACAGTGAGATGGGAAGACATCTATGATAgaggtgattaattaattttgaggaaggtcataataataaggttggAACAGTGAGATGGGAAGACAGATATGAGAGAGTTGGCATTCTGATGTGTATCTAGTGGAGCTCAAAGGCATCACAAACTATCATTCTTTAGACATCACTAGTTAACTGCCTATCCCTTTTATCCCTTTAGACATCACTAAtaaggaaaaatataaaatcatcaTTAAATGCCTCTAAATCCTGCTACttgcaaagaaaaacaatagaaTAGATTTGGCCAAATCATTCTATCACAAGGAAAAATCTAACGCAATGTCTTGGTTATGGAAGTAactttaaaaaacaatcaacATGCGTTTTGCAATTGAAATTTGGACAGCTCAATGCAACATTAAGCAAGTGCACAAGGGTATATACCTCAAGCAGATTGTGCCTCTCCAGGAGTGTTATTCTTGGCAAAACACCTATTGAAAGCTTTACGGGGATAAGAAACTTCAAAATTCTCCTATAAAATTGAGAATATATCAGAGTTCAAACAGGTTGCATCATAACTGATATGCTACAGAACCCCATGTAATACAAGTACCTCAAATTTGATTCATACTGAGGATTACAGTGCATCAAAGCATAAGTTAGCTTCTGATCTGCCTGATGCAATGaacaaaaccataaaaaaactTGGTACTCAGTGGTCTCATCATTTTGTATACCAAATGACAGAACCACATCTCCATGCTTGTGACCCCAAACAcacatgagagagagagacttaCAATAAGAAAATTCTCATTAAACACCTCCAATCGTCCGGTATAATACATATAAGTGACCTGGACCATTATgcataataaatatttgtttaaaaacaacttaatTGGCAAGCCTTTAAGAGAGAAACAAATTacgagtgttttttttttgctaatctTACCTTATCTTTCACTGGAAAAtcttcaaaatcaaaattcctGGCAGTTTCAATACTTCTTATGACACTGCGACAAAGGTGAACTGTTCCAAGCTGCATAATTTAAGGAGCAGCTATTGTCATGCTGATATGCATATGTTAGTGCATAGTACACTACTACTTTCAGTTACACTTATGTCCTATATTGTATTATCGGTTTCTGAATGAAATCataatacaaaaatatttgtatagtagagtaaaactttatatgaaaataatcCCTACTCTgaagtaaattttaaatagctGACAGGTAACATAGAGTGCTCCAATGCGTTTAGGCCCTTTCACCTGTAGGATAGGAAATAAAATAGGTTCAGCAATAAATCCAGGCAAAGATAAACATACATCAAAGAGCAAGCACATTATAAGTTGTCCTAGCCCttcctagatttatatgaatgctaataaatctagacatatatatataacatattcattaattcatggatgaatctaagtagggccaaaacatcttataatatagaatggaTAGAGTAATGGTTTATCGAGCCAAAGCATCGCTAATTCCAACACTAACTGTTCCAGTTCTTATAAGGACAGGCAACAGAATTCCCTTCAATTGAAGTATCACACTTACTCAATTTACATGTTATTATTACAAAAGAAAGAAGTTCATACCGCAAGTGCACCGAAAACCTTCATCAGGAATGATCCAGCAGCCTGCAGTTTGTCAGGGTTCTTCCCACTCGTTGCAAGCTCCCTATCTGCCtacaagcaagcaagcaagcaaacaaGCACCCATTAGGTGTGAGCTATGACGAATCTCACGTTTACAGAAGCCAAGCACACACCCCGCTCACCTTCTCAGCAAGCAGCCTGATCTCGAGCGCCACCGTGTGCATCGCCTCCATCGCCCACGGCGTCTCCCAGTTCCGGAACTCCTGCAGGAACGCGCTGCAACCAAAAACCACATCAATCTTCTgcccaaagaaaaaaacagcttGAATGGGTAGAGAGTGGGGAGAGGGATATATGGGACGAACTTGGCGGCCTTCTCGAAGGAGGAGTAGGCGTCGGCGAAGCGGCCGAGGGAGTGGGAGTGGACGGCGCGGAGGAGCGGGGCGAGGAGGTCGGCGAGGTGCGGGTAGCGGTCGGTGGCGAGGCGCGGGAAGTCCGGGAAGGCGGAGAGGGCGTCGGAGAGCGgggtggaggccggcgcggaggagacggcgaggagggaggcgagcgCCGCGCCGTCCGACGAGGAGACGGAGTCCGCCAAGCGGGAGAGGTAGTCGGCGATGCGGCGGTGCGCCTCGCCCATGCTCAGGTAcgccgccatctccggcggcggcggcggcggcgatggcgtcggACTCGACCGGAGGTTTTTCTGATTGTGAAGGGCGGTGACAATCGCCGATCCTGGCCGTCGGATGTGAAACCGATGCTTGGGGGCattttttgtccttttttGGGAGCTTATAATAACTGCAATTTCTCCAATAATCTTCAATTTTCTCAGTAAGTATGTATTCTTTATTTTCCTAAATAACGcttttgttatgaatttaaattgaaTGTTTTTTCTTAGAGATGCTAGGGTATGagatttatagtttttatacCATAGCACCCATTCCATACCAAATAGGATAAGAGAAAATGGAGTAAGTGCATGGACGGACGCCATTAGGAGTGTTCTCCACAATGACCATGGACGAAGGGTTGATAGCATCAATGGATGTGGAGGATGGCACCGGCATCACTAATGATGTGGTAGGGGGAGAGAGGCAACAAGGATGATTTTGGTATGGATGACATTGACAAGATCAGTTGCAGCTTTGTTGGCTGGGGAGAATCGTAGGAGTGTTTGGCAACGAGCATGGAGAAGAGTGAGGGCATACTGAAAGGCgagaaaatatatctatgaGTGTATGAGTACTAGTCATACATTATTGGAGAGTGGTTTTGCTACGTGGCATcctagtaaaaaatatattaaaaaattcatgagACCTACCTGTCAGTTGTCAagttagaaaaatatactcaATAAAATATGAGGCCTACATGTCAGcctaataagaaaataaaaaaatatcccccctctctcctcccattGAGGgcaggtggcggcgacggcaagcgCGGGCACGGGCGTGGGGTGGCTCGACCGCGAGGGCAGCAGCGAGCTCGGGCGTGGGCGCTGGGCAGCGACGGCAGTGGGCGACGACGGGTTCCGGCTCGGCTGCCCAGTGCCAGTGCTTGCCCTTCCGCCACCTAACCGGCCATTCCCACTTCGTCCAGGACGTCGTCCTCAGCTCCAACGACCAGTTCACGCTCTCCGGGTCCTAAGATGGCGAGCTCCGTCTCTGGGACCTCTCCACCGGGGCCACCACCCGCCGCTTCGTCGGCCACGACAAGGACGTCCTCTCCGTGGCGTTCTCCGTCGACAACCGCCAGATCGTGTCAGCCTCCCGCGACTGCACCATTAAGCCATGGAACACCCTCGGAGAGTGCAAGTTACACCATCGGCAGTGACCTCGGCGGTGGGAAAGGCTACAACGGCTGGGTTTCATGCGTCCGCTTCTCCCCCAACACACCGGTGCTCACCCAAGTTCGCGTCCACCGCTGGCGCCGCCTCACGCCCACGCCCGAGCTCACCACTGCCCCCGTGGCCGAGCCACCCCGCACGCCCGCGCCCTCACCTGCTACCGCCACCTGTGCCTGCTGTCGCCACCTGCGCTCCAGCCACCGACCTCAatggggaggggagagagggggattttttttaattttcttattaGGCTACGTGGGAGCCCCATATTTTATTGAGTACTTTTTTCTGACTTGGCAATTGACAGGTAGGTctcatgaattttttaatatgattttttctaaCTGggatgccacgtcagcgaaaCTACCCTCTAATACTGCCAAGAGACAACGGTTTTTGTAACTTCGAGGGccaacatttctggtattgcgGTCGAGAGACGATTTTGATACTTCGTGACAACTTGAGAGACCCAAAGTGAACTTATTCTAAACTTATACAGTTCAACGGTGAATAAATTCATGACAGAAATAACAAGTTAGTTGAGAAGGGCCCACgttgatgatgtggcaaaatttaaacctttttaggaatatatttttagtaaacTCCTGGAAAATTGGGTGATTTTTTATCCCAAGAAACTCTTGGAgaactttaattttattatgcaTCTCTTGGAAATGCTTTTACTTCCATTATACTTCTATTCGTAGTTCACTGCAATGCTAAATGGATCGCAGACAAACAAGGCCAGCCCAGGCCGGTGACTTTGGGCCAGAATTATCAAGGCCCATCCGGCGGAAGCTAACCCTAGGTCCTCACCGCCACCCACCATCGCCCTCGTCGTCTCGTGGGGACGGCAACGGGCCGGATTTGGTGCGGGTAGAGCAATTACCCGCCCATCAACTTAAAGGTTACGGGTAGAACTTTTTACCCATACCTGTATTCGtgggtaaaatttgatatccgTACCTATACCCGTTGGGTACCGGGCGAGTATCGGTACCCATCGGATCTACCATTTCACATGCCAAAAGCATATCAAAATAACCAttccaacatatacaacaaactaaatatactACTTATAATACAATATTGCATTACACATGAaaagttcaacaaatacaacatattgcTCATAATACCTAggtcatatcaaaatttttagttaaaagatagtacatcacaaatattattacacgaataatttaataagtttttagataaaatttaatatgtgaGCCACGTTCAGGTACCCGACAGGTTACCCACGGGTAGAGAAAAATACCCGTACCCATACCATATCGATCTGGGTCAGATACGAATACTACCCGGGTCGGGTAACCCGTACCCAAATCGCCGTCCACCGGCCGTTCCCCTCTCTACTCTGGCTCGCGAGCTGGCTCGAACTGGAAAGCGAGCCGAAGGAGCTGGCTGACAAAACCCTAGCCTAGAAGTCTCGCCAAAcctttctccttctcctctaGTACCCCCGGGAAGCGCCGCCGGAAGGCACattctgcggcggcggcggcggcggccatggcggagcTGAAGCGGCTATCGGAGAGCCGCGACCTGACGCGGATCGAGCGCATCGGGGCGCACTCCCACATCCGTGGGCTCGGCCTGGACTCCTCGCTGGAGGCACGGGACGCCTCGGAGGGGATGGTCGGGCAGctccccgcgcgccgcgccgccgggctCATCCTGCAGCTCATCCGCCAGGGGAAgatcgccggccgcgccgtgcTCCTCACCGGGCAGCCCGGCACCGGGAAGACCGCCCTCGCCATGGGCATCGCCAAGTCCCTCGGCGCCGAGACGCCCttcgcctccgtcgccgcctccgagCTCTTCTCCCTCGACCTCTCCAAGACCGAGGCGCTCACCCAGGCCTTCCGCCGCGCCATCGGCGTCCGCAtcaaggaggaggcggagatcATCGAGGGCGAGGTCGTTGAAATCTCGATCGACCGACCCGTCTCCGCGGCCGCCGCAGGCGGCAGCTCCGCGCCGACCGGTGTCGCCGCGGCTGGAAAGACGGGGCGGCTCACGCTGAAGACGACGGACATGGAGACGGTGTACGAGCTCGGCGGCAAGATGATTGAGGCCCTGGGGAAAGAGAAGGTGCAGAGCGGGGATGTGGTTGCGCTCGACAAGGCCTCTGGGAAGGTCACCAAGCTTGGCCGCTCCATTGGGAGGTCCCGGGATTACGATGCTGTTGGCCCTCACACCAAGTTCGTCAAGTGCCCTGAGGGCGAGCTCCAGAAGCGCAAGGAGGTCGTGCATTGCGTCACCTTGCATGAAATTGATGTCATCAATAGCCGGTAACACCACATTTCTGTCCGAAAAACTCATTCATAACTAGGGTAGATACACATACAGTGTAGCTTTTTTCATTATGCTTGATAACTCAGACAAAAGAATCTACATTGAACCATTATGACATCCAAGTAGAGAACTTGAGATTGAAGGGTAATGTTGTCACATATTACTGCAATGAATAAACAGATACTCTAACTGAAAATAGATGCAAGCGAAATCTCCACCTTACTTATTTCAAATTCCGTCAGCTTTGGTATTTCTTGACTTTTAGCTACACTGGACATGCACAATGTGCATACTTGTATGTTAATTACTATGGTGATAGCTTAGCCACTAAAGTTTCTTTTTCAGTCTGAAAAATCTATTGCTAAGTTATTTACTACGGAGTACCTATACAGAGGATCTTGTGTTGCTCCAAAATCTGAATCAAGGACTCCCTTGTAATATTGTATTTTGCTTCCGAGACtgaatggaaaataatttgtgtcATGTGTATGTGCAGTGATGAGAATCACATAGTAAATTTCAAGTTGTTTAATCTTGCCTAGCTGCCTTACACTGATTATGCTGTTCACCGGGACCCCTGCATTATaccgttcaaactcctgtccCGTGCTCTGCCCCTCCCAAATCCTATTGAATGCTCGAACTAGAACAAAGGGGTGAGTATTCCTGCTTTAGGAAAACTGGCTGAACCATGGTTATAGTGTCCAAGCGACTGCGTTGCACCAAGTCATTTCATCACCGGCAGACATGTAAAAGGCGGGTTGACAAAAATCAGTTAAACTAGATTTTGACAACCTTAGTTGGATCAGTTTCTTTCTCcctactactccctctgtccgaAAAAGAATCAACGTGTCCACATTCACAGCCAGTTTATTAGAGAAATAACAATAGAAAGCAGCTTGCTCCTGTAACTCTTGTGGAACAAAAGGACCTACACTATGTTGATTGAGAAATCCAATGTGAAAAGCATGATCTGATGAAAACTAGTCAATCCTATTGGTACTTATTAAGTGCAGCTGAGTAATTATCATGTGCACATAAATGAACCATTTTCCAAGACAAGGTACATGGATATGCTTCAACTTGTTTGACATCATGAACTGATCGTGATTGTGATGTGttccctctcttttctaaGTGATTGTGATGTGttccctctcttttctaaGTGTCCCCTCGACCAAACAACTATCTGATGTATTTTAAATAGTGTTCTTTGGTAGGGATCCTTTTGAACATTACATTTTTCGATCACCAAAACATTCCTTATAGCTGCTTGGTCGTTTTTTGGTCATTAGACAAATATTATTGCCTTTCAGATGTGGTTTTCTATCTAACATTTGAGCCATCTTTGCACAAactcaattttgttttttgttatttttgtccaGGACACAGGGTTTTCTTGCACTTTTCACTGGTGACACTGGTGAAATTCGTGCAGAGGTTCGGGAGCAGATTGATACAAAAGTTGCTGAgtggagagaggaaggaaagGCTGAGATTGTGCCTGGTGTTCTTTTCATTGATGAAGTCCACATGCTAGATATTGAATGCTTCTCCTTCCTAAACCGAGCATTGGAAAACGATATGGCTCCAATCCTAGTTATTGCAACAAATCGAGGGATCACAGCCATACGTGGGACAAACTACCGGTCACCACATGGGATACCACCTGATTTCCTTGATCGACTCTTAATCATCACGACACAGCCTTATACCGAGGATGATATCCGGAAGATCCTAGACATCAGGTGCGATGAAGAAGATGTGGAAATGTCTGCGGATGCCAAGGTTTTACTCACAAAGATTGGAGTAGAGACGTCTCTGAGGTATGCAATCCACCTGATAACTTCAGCTGCATTAGCTTGCCAGAAACGCAAGGGTAAGGTTGTGGAGATGGAGGACATAAGCAGGGTCTACCAGCTCTTCCTGGATGTCAAGAGATCGACGCAATACTTGATGGAGTATCAGAGCCAGTACATGTTCAATGAAGTGCCAGGGGAAGCTGAAGGAGATGATGCCATGCAGTCTTAGAATGGATATTGTTGCAGCAGCTCATTATGGATACTTGTTGCTCTTCTGGATGAATAGTGTTAAGTGTAAGATGAGTTAACCTGACAACCGTTGCTCTGTGGATGCAATGGACTATGTTAGTGCTGTAGCTAGATTTCACGATTGAATGCATGTTGTCGATTCATCCCGATCTGTAGCAATCATTAGCTGATTCTTATGATTCTAatcatttaaattatttcagaGCTAATCAGTTTCTGTGAAagagaatctaatcaattcaaattttaaaatcttttgATCTCTTCTAAGTCTTTgctaatgcttatattttggcaaaaatttgaattatggAGTGGGGGGAATATTCAGGTGTCCGTGCGATGCAGCAGCCGCGGGTACGAATGTCGTCcttattttttcgcttatgcttataaatcaaattttaaatttttaatcttaaatttgaagttagttttgaggatttttttattgaagtttattttcccgTCAATGTCTTTAGATCGCaaataatttttggtttaCAGTCACCCCCCTTTGATCTTCTACCTGTACTGTACTTGCAAATAGCAGTGTTTGTGCTCCAGTACGCATGTGAATCGAAAGAATTCTGTTCCAAACCACCCTCGAACCCGATGAGCTTTCTGAGGGGTGTAATGTAATGCTGTAGTATgcactaaaaaaattcttacaaACTCCTACCTAACAAAAACGTCCACATCCTTAGTAACGGAAATTCTCCACCGCTTTGATTTAATCCGTTGGAAGTTACAAAAAGTCAAGATTCAATCACAGACATCGGctgtatagaaaaaattatacgCATATATTTTCCCTTTCGTCTATGCCACAGTGCAACGACCGCACAGCTGCACAACACGTACGCGAACGGTTTGGTTCTCAACCCATCCCTTATTTGCTTTAACTAGTAACGTATCCGTACTAACGCTAcggtattataatatatttgataattcattataaaataatatcatataaagtatgctttttaaatataaagccACATatcaaacaataataaaaatatatcattataatttagcATGAGTAACTCACGGAACGGTACATGAGAGAATTATTAGCAAGAGTAACAAGAAGAACAGTccaaaaatgataaaagaaaaattatgataGTTATCATCTATTTGTTACGAAGCGACATATACCAAGATGTGTCATAGGTAGATATACCACAACTGATACACTCGCATCATATTCAACATGTCAATGGTCATCACAAAGTAGCCACCGTCCTAAAGCAAGAAATAATAGTGGTTAGCTCCAAATTTATAGCACACTTCTGCATTACAAACTTAAACTTTTAGCTTCCGTGGACTTCATATTTTGCATtgcatatgaataaaaaaaatcattctgATTACCTACCTATCTAGGATGTCTTTATAAACAATATTCTTACCTTTACCTTTGCTTGTTTATATATACCTTGAATAGATTATAACTATGAAAACTGACTACATGCATGTGATATGATATGCTTTCCCATGTTACGGTTTGtctcatattttaaaagaaatatgtaGATATTTGATATATTGTAAGTATGGAAACTGAATATATGGAAATTTGCTACGATTTCCTATGATACGTGTTTAAATACTTGGAAAGCAacacaaaatttctatatatttggaAAACAACTCTTCTGGTTTCTATATATACTTGAAAAGCAACACTTCAGATTTCTATATACTTAGAaaacaacaccaaatttattaataatttccCATGTAGGATTCGGCTGATATTGATCATTGAAACACTTTCGATTATTGTAACTGAACAAACGAACTgaaatattttacatgtgcagcatgggaagaggaagagaagatGATGGACTCGTCTTGATGCCGACCTCGGACAGTCACCGTGATCTTGCTCAAAGactgcaacaaaaaaatttacaagatCGATTAAAACCTGCAtacaattatgaaaaaaaggaTTTTAGGTACATGTCATGGAAATATGATGTGCAATCACAAGATAgattcctaaaaatatttttgtactcTAGTTCTTacttatccaaaaaaaacccGAAATTTGTCATTAAAAAAGAAGCTGACAAGGTATTGTTCTTGGCATTGAAGGGTGAACAGTACAATTAATTACGGAGATAAGCTAAGAAGTAAGTTTCTGAACACATATCTCAtcaatgctttttttttctaaaaagtcaACTTCTCACTTTATTAAAAGGTACCTGAGGTCTTTTCTGGCTCTAATCACGTGTGTATGGGTACTCGGCTAGTCATCCATAGTTAGTTGGATTTCATTTCAGCTGTCATAAGGCATAACCGCAGTCCATACTACATAGATTTGTAAGTAATTGATAAGGCTTAGTATCATGTGTATAAACCCTTTTTGTCTCTAGTGAAAATTAAACTGCACATATAAGCAACACGATCTGGGAATGTCAACATAACATGCATGTTCTTCTGAAGAATATTCTTACACCTAAATAGCACGTCTTCTAGAAAATAATCTTACACCTAAGTACCAatagtctttttttaaaataatcttaCAACTAAATAGTGTTATATCGAAGATCTCATGCTCAGCATGAACAACTAAGTAGTGTTATATCGAAGATCTCATGCTCAGCATGAACATAACATGTATGTTCTCTGGAATCAAATTTACATCTGACCAAATCAAGGAAATATTAAGCCAAAGATTATACTGAGAAGAGAAATTCTTACCTTTCGAGTGAGTAATAAGTATATGAAGGAGTAAAATTTGTCACGATTGAATCACATTACTGCAGCCTTGacgaagacaaaaaaaaaatccttttgcCATGTATGAATAAGGCGGTGTACTCTCTTCAACTTGCAGCTATCTTCAAATTTAtgtgagtaaaaaaaaagaacaccatAAGGCGATAGAGGCTAAGTTGAGGTGCAAATTTCACCCCTATGAACATACactggtataaatatgtgaggTAGAAATCTAGATGGTTATATACACAGTACTAAGcattattgttttataaatGCACCAAATAGGTATATAAACTTAAGAGCAGAGAAGATTTATCAATGAACTTAAGGAACTGAGATT
This window harbors:
- the LOC102704640 gene encoding enhanced ethylene response protein 5, with the translated sequence MAAYLSMGEAHRRIADYLSRLADSVSSSDGAALASLLAVSSAPASTPLSDALSAFPDFPRLATDRYPHLADLLAPLLRAVHSHSLGRFADAYSSFEKAANAFLQEFRNWETPWAMEAMHTVALEIRLLAEKADRELATSGKNPDKLQAAGSFLMKVFGALAVKGPKRIGALYVTCQLFKIYFRLGTVHLCRSVIRSIETARNFDFEDFPVKDKVTYMYYTGRLEVFNENFLIADQKLTYALMHCNPQYESNLRRILKFLIPVKLSIGVLPRITLLERHNLLEYADVVTSLKRGDLRLLRQALERHEDQFLKSGVYLVLEKLELQVYQRLVKKIHIIQRQKEPAKAHQIKLEIVVKALKWLEIDMDVDEVECIMACLIYKNLIKGYFAHKSKVLVLSKQDPFPKLNGKPI
- the LOC102715421 gene encoding ruvB-like 2; translation: MAELKRLSESRDLTRIERIGAHSHIRGLGLDSSLEARDASEGMVGQLPARRAAGLILQLIRQGKIAGRAVLLTGQPGTGKTALAMGIAKSLGAETPFASVAASELFSLDLSKTEALTQAFRRAIGVRIKEEAEIIEGEVVEISIDRPVSAAAAGGSSAPTGVAAAGKTGRLTLKTTDMETVYELGGKMIEALGKEKVQSGDVVALDKASGKVTKLGRSIGRSRDYDAVGPHTKFVKCPEGELQKRKEVVHCVTLHEIDVINSRTQGFLALFTGDTGEIRAEVREQIDTKVAEWREEGKAEIVPGVLFIDEVHMLDIECFSFLNRALENDMAPILVIATNRGITAIRGTNYRSPHGIPPDFLDRLLIITTQPYTEDDIRKILDIRCDEEDVEMSADAKVLLTKIGVETSLRYAIHLITSAALACQKRKGKVVEMEDISRVYQLFLDVKRSTQYLMEYQSQYMFNEVPGEAEGDDAMQS